Proteins found in one Candidatus Hydrogenedens sp. genomic segment:
- a CDS encoding tetratricopeptide repeat protein, protein KARQWYEKSAEKGNAMAMFNLGLMYYEGLGVPQDYDKARQWFEKAVEEGNAGAMMHLGDMYGNGEGVPKDRVLAYAWYTLAMKYGGESSGIYKDAKNERDGLSGRLWGISNNEIQEAEELVKSYTRGTILRRKK, encoded by the coding sequence AAGGCACGGCAGTGGTATGAGAAGTCTGCGGAAAAAGGCAATGCTATGGCGATGTTTAATTTGGGTTTGATGTATTATGAAGGTCTTGGTGTCCCGCAGGATTATGATAAGGCACGACAGTGGTTTGAGAAGGCAGTGGAAGAAGGCAATGCCGGGGCAATGATGCATTTGGGAGATATGTATGGAAATGGTGAAGGTGTTCCAAAGGATAGGGTATTAGCATACGCATGGTATACCCTTGCAATGAAGTATGGTGGAGAGAGTAGCGGTATATATAAAGATGCGAAAAACGAAAGGGATGGATTGTCGGGTCGGCTTTGGGGAATTAGTAATAATGAGATACAGGAAGCGGAGGAACTGGTAAAATCATATACACGTGGAACAATCCTGAGAAGGAAAAAGTAA